In Crassostrea angulata isolate pt1a10 chromosome 4, ASM2561291v2, whole genome shotgun sequence, one genomic interval encodes:
- the LOC128180191 gene encoding ankyrin repeat and MYND domain-containing protein 1-like isoform X3: MSTLSEHLPKLSHAEFEKYPEPVEVHYKSGASYTGMVSNHLRCGQGVFKWPNGARYEGQYSENARNGKGLQIWQDGGQYEGEFLHDMRHGEGELKWSNGETYKGTFYKDRRHGKGEYIWPDGSKFSGTFFMDRKEGYGEFVFANGSKFEGLYKDDERLGPGVMTYGDNTQDIGLWHKEKLVKICTPISGAFTIHDHKEFVFSPEEHTLYINMNEEDRKPGSREKMKSTDIFDYLPENQLTDKVTDMYNETLDPGSLAINRSEFNREFFKEQDGEKSDGDEKVVAINRTPGMIEIQKHVHRHRNREKSMSFDVQEVMKGSRGGNFKQRGPLETASEELIMAAAQGDVKKVEDLLTSGKVHPDVADKNGHTALIGASVNWQTDVINVLLNNGANVNQLNDEGCSALSAGTIFFYPVEGFRYNIAERYLDVPSSPDKKSVNRSKATPSRSKSNASPTKQKTKSSLSEPLSSRSTSEDKRGISPDGGYPQNDNKPQVRIMEPGAQEAGEQNEETDVANEDTPPRSKDDPDSADFDSTATLHDYHIEVSERMIERCATQLSTNEKIVGGRRSNNSADLGRVRHLAIMKNERERMKSTLDLLLKRGADPNASGVPMPVLFFAIKSADVEVVKTLLEKGASTAITLPREKGGLAPLHIAAAIPGEEGVQITELLLEVGANPDVMAAEDDSFLNRTLEEEWSKDVILPESQELLGGRTPLQIACARDDNYKNACRVVHLLLEHQANPNLLCNGFSALALSIASGNDLAIDELLTYNCDPSLPLTHGVGSALCAATSTEYEYRRKNINQRLHLIDKLIKAGANILSPIPIGPKRIIGTAVDYAYYMFNQDRRISHMPFHALSHSERATYQARKKLLEHIGNILRTKAVEREKTRMDDEISSGRRSRSPSPGFVYIGAGAPLPPDAKIPKSLKGMDMGAGEMAKVTFESNDPSVGRGFPEREPANLPASHFHVEEIDVVRLTASAQRKAATQSRLKPKNNFLVSLEFVRHGSLTSLQSSFHWNPLKPLFKYCYECGRSVGVRLSACTRCKEVYYCGKSCKLAAWKARHSEECIRVGGVAYSTCLSWDEGRTKPQVQINCWVTSNGKGRSRSPSPSGRRARKDMSPTPATEIKGKKTTVPELTKGKQTINVRVLVVESAEGDTVPFKGNSKSAKGPRGAHTEEQRRVQSEKMRRHWSPPPGVKVDNYSFV, from the exons GTTTACAAATATGGCAAGATGGGGGCCAGTACGAGGGTGAATTTTTACATGACATGAGGCATGGGGAGGGAGAACTTAAGTGGAGCAATGGAGAG acatACAAAGGAACATTCTATAAAGATCGTCGCCATGGAAAAGGAGAATACATTTGGCCAGATGGATCAAAATTCTCGGGGACATTTTTCATGGACAGAAAGGAAGGATATGGAGAGTTTGTTTTTGCAAATGGTAGTAAATTTGAG GGGTTGTACAAGGATGATGAGAGACTGGGACCAGGGGTCATGACCTATGGGGACAACACACAGGACATAGGTCTGTGGCACAAAGAGAAGCTGGTCAAGATCTGCACCCCAATCAGTGGAGCGTTTACCATACACGACCACAAAGAGTTTGTGTTCAGCCCCGAGGAGCATACCCTTTACATTAACATGAATGAGGAGGATAGAAAACCTGGCTCCAGGGAGAAGATGAAGAGTACAGACATATTTGATTACTTACCGGAAAACCAGCTGACTGACAAAGTGACGGACATGTATAACGAGACTTTGGACCCTGGAAGTCTGGCCATCAATCGTTCGGAGTTCAATCGAGAATTCTTCAAAGAACAGGATGGAGAGAAATCGGATGGAGACGAGAAAGTGGTAGCTATTAATCGCACCCCAGGAATGATCGAAATACAAAAGCATGTTCATCGCCATAGGAACCGAGAAAAAAGCATGTCATTTGATGTCCAAGAGGTGATGAAGGGAAGCAGGGGAGGGAATTTTAAACAGAGGGGGCCATTGGAGACAGCTTCAGAAGAACTCATCATGGCCGCCGCTCAGGGGGATGTCAAAAAGGTGGAGGATCTTCTGACATCTGGAAAAGTCCATCCTGATGTCGCAGACAAAAACGGCCATACTGCACTCATAGGGGCCAGC GTAAATTGGCAGACTGATGTCATCAATGTGTTACTGAATAATGGTGCCAATGTAAACCAACTCAATGATGAGGGATGCTCTGCTTTGTCTGCTGGCACTATTTTCTTCTACCCTGTGGAGGGATTTAG ATATAATATAGCagaaagatatttagatgtacCTTCATCGCCTGACAAAAAATCAGTAAATCGTAGTAAAGCAACTCCCTCTAGAAGCAAGTCAAATGCAAGCCcaacaaaacagaaaacaaaatcctCCCTCAGTGAGCCTCTTTCTAGTCGCAGTACCTCAGAGGACAAACGAGGTATCAGCCCTGATGGTGGATACCCTCAAAATGACAACAAGCCCCAGGTTCGTATCATGGAGCCCGGGGCTCAGGAGGCAGGTGAGCAGAATGAGGAGACAGATGTGGCCAATGAGGACACTCCACCGAGGAGCAAGGATGACCCAGATAGCGCGGATTTTGATTCTACGGCCACGTTACATGATTACCACATTGAGGTTTCCGAGAGAATGATAGAAAGGTGTGCCACTCAGCTCAGCACCAATGAGAAGATTGTCGGAGGCAGACGGTCAAACAACAGCGCTGATCTTGGAAGAGTCAGGCATCTTGCAATCATGAAAAATGA GAGAGAGAGAATGAAGAGCACCTTAGATTTATTGTTAAAGAGAGGAGCGGATCCAAATGCCTCAGGGGTGCCTATGCCAGTTCTCTTCTTTGCAATAAAATCAGCTGATGTGGAAGTGGTGAAGACTCTACTGGAGAAGGGAGCATCCACAGCCATCACCCTTCCAAGAGAG AAGGGAGGTCTGGCCCCTCTACACATTGCTGCAGCTATACCCGGGGAGGAAGGGGTACAGATAACAGAACTTCTCCTGGAGGTGGGGGCCAACCCTGACGTCATGGCGGCAGAAGACGACTCATTCCTTAACAGGACTTTG GAGGAGGAGTGGTCCAAAGATGTCATTCTGCCAGAGAGTCAAGAGTTGTTAGGTGGGCGTACACCACTGCAGATTGCATGTGCTAGAGACGACAATTATAAG AATGCCTGTCGAGTGGTACATCTGCTGTTGGAGCACCAAGCCAACCCTAACCTCCTGTGTAATGGATTCTCTGCCCTGGCTCTGTCCATTGCCAGCGGCAACGACCTG GCTATTGATGAACTTTTGACCTATAACTGTGACCCCAGTTTACCTTTGACCCATGGAGTAGGCAGTGCCTTGTGTGCTGCAACATCAACAGAATACGAGTACAGACgaaaaaatatcaatcaaaGACTGCATCTT attgaTAAGTTAATCAAAGCTGGAGCCAACATTTTGTCACCTATTCCAATTGGACCCAAAAGAATCATTGGAACCGCTGTAGACTATGCCTACTACATGTTCAATCAG GATCGTCGTATATCGCACATGCCCTTTCACGCTCTGTCGCACAGTGAGCGGGCTACTTACCAGGCTAGGAAGAAACTGCTGGAACATATTGGTAACATTTTAAGAACCAAAGCAGTTGAAAGAGAGAAAACGCGCATGGATGACGAAATCAGTTCTGGAAGGCGAA GTAGAAGCCCCAGTCCTGGATTTGTCTACATTGGAGCAGGGGCCCCTCTACCCCCTGATGCCAAGATTCCCAAGTCCCTCAAGGGAATGGATATGGGAGCAGGGGAAATGGCAAAAGTCACTTTTGAGTCCAATGATCCCAGTGTAGGACGAGGGTTTCCGGAACGCGAACCAGCTAATCTTCCGGCCAG CCATTTCCATGTTGAGGAAATCGATGTGGTACGCTTGACTGCTTCTGCACAGAGGAAAGCAGCCACACAATCTCGACTCAAGCCTAAAAATAACTTCCTTGTCAG CCTCGAATTTGTTCGTCATGGATCACTGACTTCGCTTCAGAGCTCTTTTCACTGGAACCCTCT GAAGCCTCTGTTTAAGTACTGCTATGAATGCGGTCGGTCAGTaggcgtccgtctgtctgctTGTACCAGGTGTAAGGAGGTGTACTACTGCGGAAAGTCCTGTAAACTGGCCGCCTGGAAGGCCAGACATAGCGAAGAGTGCATCAGGGTCGGAG GTGTCGCGTACAGTACATGTTTGTCATGGGACGAAGGTAGAACAAAGCCGCAGGTTCAAATTAACTGCTGGGTGACATCTAACGGCAAAG GGAGGTCCCGTAGTCCCAGCCCTTCGGGACGCCGAGCCCGGAAGGACATGAGCCCCACCCCAGCGACTGAGATTAAGGGCAAGAAAACCACAGTGCCAGAACTCACCAAGGGCAAACAGACCATTAAT GTGAGAGTATTAGTAGTAGAGTCAGCCGAGGGAGATACG GTGCCCTTCAAAGGAAACAGTAAAAGTGCTAAAGGACCACGTGGTGCACATACAGAGGAACAGCGGAGAGTGCAGTCAGAAAAAATGCGGCGGCACTGGAGCCCGCCCCCTGGGGTCAAAGTTGACAATTATAGTTTTGTCTGA
- the LOC128180191 gene encoding ankyrin repeat and MYND domain-containing protein 1-like isoform X8: protein MSTLSEHLPKLSHAEFEKYPEPVEVHYKSGASYTGMVSNHLRCGQGVFKWPNGARYEGQYSENARNGKGLQIWQDGGQYEGEFLHDMRHGEGELKWSNGETYKGTFYKDRRHGKGEYIWPDGSKFSGTFFMDRKEGYGEFVFANGSKFEGLYKDDERLGPGVMTYGDNTQDIGLWHKEKLVKICTPISGAFTIHDHKEFVFSPEEHTLYINMNEEDRKPGSREKMKSTDIFDYLPENQLTDKVTDMYNETLDPGSLAINRSEFNREFFKEQDGEKSDGDEKVVAINRTPGMIEIQKHVHRHRNREKSMSFDVQEVMKGSRGGNFKQRGPLETASEELIMAAAQGDVKKVEDLLTSGKVHPDVADKNGHTALIGASVNWQTDVINVLLNNGANVNQLNDEGCSALSAGTIFFYPVEGFRYNIAERYLDVPSSPDKKSVNRSKATPSRSKSNASPTKQKTKSSLSEPLSSRSTSEDKRGISPDGGYPQNDNKPQVRIMEPGAQEAGEQNEETDVANEDTPPRSKDDPDSADFDSTATLHDYHIEVSERMIERCATQLSTNEKIVGGRRSNNSADLGRVRHLAIMKNERERMKSTLDLLLKRGADPNASGVPMPVLFFAIKSADVEVVKTLLEKGASTAITLPREKGGLAPLHIAAAIPGEEGVQITELLLEVGANPDVMAAEDDSFLNRTLEEEWSKDVILPESQELLGGRTPLQIACARDDNYKNACRVVHLLLEHQANPNLLCNGFSALALSIASGNDLAIDELLTYNCDPSLPLTHGVGSALCAATSTEYEYRRKNINQRLHLIDKLIKAGANILSPIPIGPKRIIGTAVDYAYYMFNQDRRISHMPFHALSHSERATYQARKKLLEHIGNILRTKAVEREKTRMDDEISSGRRSRSPSPGFVYIGAGAPLPPDAKIPKSLKGMDMGAGEMAKVTFESNDPSVGRGFPEREPANLPARALHSHASHFHVEEIDVVRLTASAQRKAATQSRLKPKNNFLVSLEFVRHGSLTSLQSSFHWNPLKPLFKYCYECGRSVGVRLSACTRCKEVYYCGKSCKLAAWKARHSEECIRVGGVAYSTCLSWDEGRSRSPSPSGRRARKDMSPTPATEIKGKKTTVPELTKGKQTINTTKDVRFEKVPFKGNSKSAKGPRGAHTEEQRRVQSEKMRRHWSPPPGVKVDNYSFV, encoded by the exons GTTTACAAATATGGCAAGATGGGGGCCAGTACGAGGGTGAATTTTTACATGACATGAGGCATGGGGAGGGAGAACTTAAGTGGAGCAATGGAGAG acatACAAAGGAACATTCTATAAAGATCGTCGCCATGGAAAAGGAGAATACATTTGGCCAGATGGATCAAAATTCTCGGGGACATTTTTCATGGACAGAAAGGAAGGATATGGAGAGTTTGTTTTTGCAAATGGTAGTAAATTTGAG GGGTTGTACAAGGATGATGAGAGACTGGGACCAGGGGTCATGACCTATGGGGACAACACACAGGACATAGGTCTGTGGCACAAAGAGAAGCTGGTCAAGATCTGCACCCCAATCAGTGGAGCGTTTACCATACACGACCACAAAGAGTTTGTGTTCAGCCCCGAGGAGCATACCCTTTACATTAACATGAATGAGGAGGATAGAAAACCTGGCTCCAGGGAGAAGATGAAGAGTACAGACATATTTGATTACTTACCGGAAAACCAGCTGACTGACAAAGTGACGGACATGTATAACGAGACTTTGGACCCTGGAAGTCTGGCCATCAATCGTTCGGAGTTCAATCGAGAATTCTTCAAAGAACAGGATGGAGAGAAATCGGATGGAGACGAGAAAGTGGTAGCTATTAATCGCACCCCAGGAATGATCGAAATACAAAAGCATGTTCATCGCCATAGGAACCGAGAAAAAAGCATGTCATTTGATGTCCAAGAGGTGATGAAGGGAAGCAGGGGAGGGAATTTTAAACAGAGGGGGCCATTGGAGACAGCTTCAGAAGAACTCATCATGGCCGCCGCTCAGGGGGATGTCAAAAAGGTGGAGGATCTTCTGACATCTGGAAAAGTCCATCCTGATGTCGCAGACAAAAACGGCCATACTGCACTCATAGGGGCCAGC GTAAATTGGCAGACTGATGTCATCAATGTGTTACTGAATAATGGTGCCAATGTAAACCAACTCAATGATGAGGGATGCTCTGCTTTGTCTGCTGGCACTATTTTCTTCTACCCTGTGGAGGGATTTAG ATATAATATAGCagaaagatatttagatgtacCTTCATCGCCTGACAAAAAATCAGTAAATCGTAGTAAAGCAACTCCCTCTAGAAGCAAGTCAAATGCAAGCCcaacaaaacagaaaacaaaatcctCCCTCAGTGAGCCTCTTTCTAGTCGCAGTACCTCAGAGGACAAACGAGGTATCAGCCCTGATGGTGGATACCCTCAAAATGACAACAAGCCCCAGGTTCGTATCATGGAGCCCGGGGCTCAGGAGGCAGGTGAGCAGAATGAGGAGACAGATGTGGCCAATGAGGACACTCCACCGAGGAGCAAGGATGACCCAGATAGCGCGGATTTTGATTCTACGGCCACGTTACATGATTACCACATTGAGGTTTCCGAGAGAATGATAGAAAGGTGTGCCACTCAGCTCAGCACCAATGAGAAGATTGTCGGAGGCAGACGGTCAAACAACAGCGCTGATCTTGGAAGAGTCAGGCATCTTGCAATCATGAAAAATGA GAGAGAGAGAATGAAGAGCACCTTAGATTTATTGTTAAAGAGAGGAGCGGATCCAAATGCCTCAGGGGTGCCTATGCCAGTTCTCTTCTTTGCAATAAAATCAGCTGATGTGGAAGTGGTGAAGACTCTACTGGAGAAGGGAGCATCCACAGCCATCACCCTTCCAAGAGAG AAGGGAGGTCTGGCCCCTCTACACATTGCTGCAGCTATACCCGGGGAGGAAGGGGTACAGATAACAGAACTTCTCCTGGAGGTGGGGGCCAACCCTGACGTCATGGCGGCAGAAGACGACTCATTCCTTAACAGGACTTTG GAGGAGGAGTGGTCCAAAGATGTCATTCTGCCAGAGAGTCAAGAGTTGTTAGGTGGGCGTACACCACTGCAGATTGCATGTGCTAGAGACGACAATTATAAG AATGCCTGTCGAGTGGTACATCTGCTGTTGGAGCACCAAGCCAACCCTAACCTCCTGTGTAATGGATTCTCTGCCCTGGCTCTGTCCATTGCCAGCGGCAACGACCTG GCTATTGATGAACTTTTGACCTATAACTGTGACCCCAGTTTACCTTTGACCCATGGAGTAGGCAGTGCCTTGTGTGCTGCAACATCAACAGAATACGAGTACAGACgaaaaaatatcaatcaaaGACTGCATCTT attgaTAAGTTAATCAAAGCTGGAGCCAACATTTTGTCACCTATTCCAATTGGACCCAAAAGAATCATTGGAACCGCTGTAGACTATGCCTACTACATGTTCAATCAG GATCGTCGTATATCGCACATGCCCTTTCACGCTCTGTCGCACAGTGAGCGGGCTACTTACCAGGCTAGGAAGAAACTGCTGGAACATATTGGTAACATTTTAAGAACCAAAGCAGTTGAAAGAGAGAAAACGCGCATGGATGACGAAATCAGTTCTGGAAGGCGAA GTAGAAGCCCCAGTCCTGGATTTGTCTACATTGGAGCAGGGGCCCCTCTACCCCCTGATGCCAAGATTCCCAAGTCCCTCAAGGGAATGGATATGGGAGCAGGGGAAATGGCAAAAGTCACTTTTGAGTCCAATGATCCCAGTGTAGGACGAGGGTTTCCGGAACGCGAACCAGCTAATCTTCCGGCCAG AGCTTTGCATTCACATGCTAGCCATTTCCATGTTGAGGAAATCGATGTGGTACGCTTGACTGCTTCTGCACAGAGGAAAGCAGCCACACAATCTCGACTCAAGCCTAAAAATAACTTCCTTGTCAG CCTCGAATTTGTTCGTCATGGATCACTGACTTCGCTTCAGAGCTCTTTTCACTGGAACCCTCT GAAGCCTCTGTTTAAGTACTGCTATGAATGCGGTCGGTCAGTaggcgtccgtctgtctgctTGTACCAGGTGTAAGGAGGTGTACTACTGCGGAAAGTCCTGTAAACTGGCCGCCTGGAAGGCCAGACATAGCGAAGAGTGCATCAGGGTCGGAG GTGTCGCGTACAGTACATGTTTGTCATGGGACGAAG GGAGGTCCCGTAGTCCCAGCCCTTCGGGACGCCGAGCCCGGAAGGACATGAGCCCCACCCCAGCGACTGAGATTAAGGGCAAGAAAACCACAGTGCCAGAACTCACCAAGGGCAAACAGACCATTAAT aCTACCAAAGATGTTCGATTTGAAAAG GTGCCCTTCAAAGGAAACAGTAAAAGTGCTAAAGGACCACGTGGTGCACATACAGAGGAACAGCGGAGAGTGCAGTCAGAAAAAATGCGGCGGCACTGGAGCCCGCCCCCTGGGGTCAAAGTTGACAATTATAGTTTTGTCTGA
- the LOC128180191 gene encoding ankyrin repeat and MYND domain-containing protein 1-like isoform X6, with amino-acid sequence MSTLSEHLPKLSHAEFEKYPEPVEVHYKSGASYTGMVSNHLRCGQGVFKWPNGARYEGQYSENARNGKGLQIWQDGGQYEGEFLHDMRHGEGELKWSNGETYKGTFYKDRRHGKGEYIWPDGSKFSGTFFMDRKEGYGEFVFANGSKFEGLYKDDERLGPGVMTYGDNTQDIGLWHKEKLVKICTPISGAFTIHDHKEFVFSPEEHTLYINMNEEDRKPGSREKMKSTDIFDYLPENQLTDKVTDMYNETLDPGSLAINRSEFNREFFKEQDGEKSDGDEKVVAINRTPGMIEIQKHVHRHRNREKSMSFDVQEVMKGSRGGNFKQRGPLETASEELIMAAAQGDVKKVEDLLTSGKVHPDVADKNGHTALIGASVNWQTDVINVLLNNGANVNQLNDEGCSALSAGTIFFYPVEGFRYNIAERYLDVPSSPDKKSVNRSKATPSRSKSNASPTKQKTKSSLSEPLSSRSTSEDKRGISPDGGYPQNDNKPQVRIMEPGAQEAGEQNEETDVANEDTPPRSKDDPDSADFDSTATLHDYHIEVSERMIERCATQLSTNEKIVGGRRSNNSADLGRVRHLAIMKNERERMKSTLDLLLKRGADPNASGVPMPVLFFAIKSADVEVVKTLLEKGASTAITLPREKGGLAPLHIAAAIPGEEGVQITELLLEVGANPDVMAAEDDSFLNRTLEEEWSKDVILPESQELLGGRTPLQIACARDDNYKNACRVVHLLLEHQANPNLLCNGFSALALSIASGNDLAIDELLTYNCDPSLPLTHGVGSALCAATSTEYEYRRKNINQRLHLIDKLIKAGANILSPIPIGPKRIIGTAVDYAYYMFNQDRRISHMPFHALSHSERATYQARKKLLEHIGNILRTKAVEREKTRMDDEISSGRRSRSPSPGFVYIGAGAPLPPDAKIPKSLKGMDMGAGEMAKVTFESNDPSVGRGFPEREPANLPARALHSHASHFHVEEIDVVRLTASAQRKAATQSRLKPKNNFLVSLEFVRHGSLTSLQSSFHWNPLKPLFKYCYECGRSVGVRLSACTRCKEVYYCGKSCKLAAWKARHSEECIRVGGVAYSTCLSWDEGRSRSPSPSGRRARKDMSPTPATEIKGKKTTVPELTKGKQTINVRVLVVESAEGDTVPFKGNSKSAKGPRGAHTEEQRRVQSEKMRRHWSPPPGVKVDNYSFV; translated from the exons GTTTACAAATATGGCAAGATGGGGGCCAGTACGAGGGTGAATTTTTACATGACATGAGGCATGGGGAGGGAGAACTTAAGTGGAGCAATGGAGAG acatACAAAGGAACATTCTATAAAGATCGTCGCCATGGAAAAGGAGAATACATTTGGCCAGATGGATCAAAATTCTCGGGGACATTTTTCATGGACAGAAAGGAAGGATATGGAGAGTTTGTTTTTGCAAATGGTAGTAAATTTGAG GGGTTGTACAAGGATGATGAGAGACTGGGACCAGGGGTCATGACCTATGGGGACAACACACAGGACATAGGTCTGTGGCACAAAGAGAAGCTGGTCAAGATCTGCACCCCAATCAGTGGAGCGTTTACCATACACGACCACAAAGAGTTTGTGTTCAGCCCCGAGGAGCATACCCTTTACATTAACATGAATGAGGAGGATAGAAAACCTGGCTCCAGGGAGAAGATGAAGAGTACAGACATATTTGATTACTTACCGGAAAACCAGCTGACTGACAAAGTGACGGACATGTATAACGAGACTTTGGACCCTGGAAGTCTGGCCATCAATCGTTCGGAGTTCAATCGAGAATTCTTCAAAGAACAGGATGGAGAGAAATCGGATGGAGACGAGAAAGTGGTAGCTATTAATCGCACCCCAGGAATGATCGAAATACAAAAGCATGTTCATCGCCATAGGAACCGAGAAAAAAGCATGTCATTTGATGTCCAAGAGGTGATGAAGGGAAGCAGGGGAGGGAATTTTAAACAGAGGGGGCCATTGGAGACAGCTTCAGAAGAACTCATCATGGCCGCCGCTCAGGGGGATGTCAAAAAGGTGGAGGATCTTCTGACATCTGGAAAAGTCCATCCTGATGTCGCAGACAAAAACGGCCATACTGCACTCATAGGGGCCAGC GTAAATTGGCAGACTGATGTCATCAATGTGTTACTGAATAATGGTGCCAATGTAAACCAACTCAATGATGAGGGATGCTCTGCTTTGTCTGCTGGCACTATTTTCTTCTACCCTGTGGAGGGATTTAG ATATAATATAGCagaaagatatttagatgtacCTTCATCGCCTGACAAAAAATCAGTAAATCGTAGTAAAGCAACTCCCTCTAGAAGCAAGTCAAATGCAAGCCcaacaaaacagaaaacaaaatcctCCCTCAGTGAGCCTCTTTCTAGTCGCAGTACCTCAGAGGACAAACGAGGTATCAGCCCTGATGGTGGATACCCTCAAAATGACAACAAGCCCCAGGTTCGTATCATGGAGCCCGGGGCTCAGGAGGCAGGTGAGCAGAATGAGGAGACAGATGTGGCCAATGAGGACACTCCACCGAGGAGCAAGGATGACCCAGATAGCGCGGATTTTGATTCTACGGCCACGTTACATGATTACCACATTGAGGTTTCCGAGAGAATGATAGAAAGGTGTGCCACTCAGCTCAGCACCAATGAGAAGATTGTCGGAGGCAGACGGTCAAACAACAGCGCTGATCTTGGAAGAGTCAGGCATCTTGCAATCATGAAAAATGA GAGAGAGAGAATGAAGAGCACCTTAGATTTATTGTTAAAGAGAGGAGCGGATCCAAATGCCTCAGGGGTGCCTATGCCAGTTCTCTTCTTTGCAATAAAATCAGCTGATGTGGAAGTGGTGAAGACTCTACTGGAGAAGGGAGCATCCACAGCCATCACCCTTCCAAGAGAG AAGGGAGGTCTGGCCCCTCTACACATTGCTGCAGCTATACCCGGGGAGGAAGGGGTACAGATAACAGAACTTCTCCTGGAGGTGGGGGCCAACCCTGACGTCATGGCGGCAGAAGACGACTCATTCCTTAACAGGACTTTG GAGGAGGAGTGGTCCAAAGATGTCATTCTGCCAGAGAGTCAAGAGTTGTTAGGTGGGCGTACACCACTGCAGATTGCATGTGCTAGAGACGACAATTATAAG AATGCCTGTCGAGTGGTACATCTGCTGTTGGAGCACCAAGCCAACCCTAACCTCCTGTGTAATGGATTCTCTGCCCTGGCTCTGTCCATTGCCAGCGGCAACGACCTG GCTATTGATGAACTTTTGACCTATAACTGTGACCCCAGTTTACCTTTGACCCATGGAGTAGGCAGTGCCTTGTGTGCTGCAACATCAACAGAATACGAGTACAGACgaaaaaatatcaatcaaaGACTGCATCTT attgaTAAGTTAATCAAAGCTGGAGCCAACATTTTGTCACCTATTCCAATTGGACCCAAAAGAATCATTGGAACCGCTGTAGACTATGCCTACTACATGTTCAATCAG GATCGTCGTATATCGCACATGCCCTTTCACGCTCTGTCGCACAGTGAGCGGGCTACTTACCAGGCTAGGAAGAAACTGCTGGAACATATTGGTAACATTTTAAGAACCAAAGCAGTTGAAAGAGAGAAAACGCGCATGGATGACGAAATCAGTTCTGGAAGGCGAA GTAGAAGCCCCAGTCCTGGATTTGTCTACATTGGAGCAGGGGCCCCTCTACCCCCTGATGCCAAGATTCCCAAGTCCCTCAAGGGAATGGATATGGGAGCAGGGGAAATGGCAAAAGTCACTTTTGAGTCCAATGATCCCAGTGTAGGACGAGGGTTTCCGGAACGCGAACCAGCTAATCTTCCGGCCAG AGCTTTGCATTCACATGCTAGCCATTTCCATGTTGAGGAAATCGATGTGGTACGCTTGACTGCTTCTGCACAGAGGAAAGCAGCCACACAATCTCGACTCAAGCCTAAAAATAACTTCCTTGTCAG CCTCGAATTTGTTCGTCATGGATCACTGACTTCGCTTCAGAGCTCTTTTCACTGGAACCCTCT GAAGCCTCTGTTTAAGTACTGCTATGAATGCGGTCGGTCAGTaggcgtccgtctgtctgctTGTACCAGGTGTAAGGAGGTGTACTACTGCGGAAAGTCCTGTAAACTGGCCGCCTGGAAGGCCAGACATAGCGAAGAGTGCATCAGGGTCGGAG GTGTCGCGTACAGTACATGTTTGTCATGGGACGAAG GGAGGTCCCGTAGTCCCAGCCCTTCGGGACGCCGAGCCCGGAAGGACATGAGCCCCACCCCAGCGACTGAGATTAAGGGCAAGAAAACCACAGTGCCAGAACTCACCAAGGGCAAACAGACCATTAAT GTGAGAGTATTAGTAGTAGAGTCAGCCGAGGGAGATACG GTGCCCTTCAAAGGAAACAGTAAAAGTGCTAAAGGACCACGTGGTGCACATACAGAGGAACAGCGGAGAGTGCAGTCAGAAAAAATGCGGCGGCACTGGAGCCCGCCCCCTGGGGTCAAAGTTGACAATTATAGTTTTGTCTGA